A segment of the Alistipes communis genome:
ACTCCCGTACCGGTGAAGGTGCAGGCGGAGATGCGTCCGCCGTTCATGGATCCGGCGATGCCGCCGGTCATCGAGATTTCGCCGCCCTCGGTTCTGATCGTGTGTGCCGCGTCGAGCGTCGTTTCGCAGAAGTCGATGTTTCCCGACTCGGCCATGCCGCAGATGCCGCCTGCGTCGGCCGTGCCCGTCGGGTCGTTGCCGCACGATGCCGATACCGAACCCGTGAAGGAGCAGTGTTCGATGGCTCCCGAACCCGGACGGGTGTTCATGGCGTCCTCGTAGGCGATGATATTGAAACCGACGATGCCGCCGGCGATCACATAGCTTTTGTCGGTGCAGGATGTCGTCGCGGAGACTGTGCCCGCGACGTGAAGATTCCTGATCGTGCCGTCGTTCACTCCGAAGAGTCCGACGCTCGTGAAGGTCGTCGCACCCGTGTAAGCGACGTTTAGCTTGTTCACGGTGTGGCCGCCTCCGTCGAAAACGCCTTGGAATGCCTTCTCGGGATTCTCGTAGGGATACCGTCCGTCTTGCGGGCCGATACCGATCGGCGTCCAGTTTTCATAGCCGGAAAGATCGAGATCGGCCGTCAGCAGGTAGTGGACGTCCGGTTCGAAATAGCCGGCCGTCTGTTCGTTGACGCATTGTGCCAGCAGGGCCAGTTGCGACGGCCGTGCGATTAAGTAGGGATCTTCTTCCGTGCCGCTGCCTCCGTCGAATTCGTCGGCGATCGTCTTGTCGAGGGTTTTGAACCGCTCCCATGCGCTCCATTCCGAATCGAGGTAGTTGCCCGAAACGACCAGCGCGCGGATGCGTACCTCGTATTCGGTGTATGCTTCGAGTCCGGTCAACTCGTAACGGGTGTCTTCGACACGGGTGGAGAAGGCGTAGTCGTCGCTGCGGGCTTCCAGTTCATAGGCGGCAGCTTCGTCCACCCCCCCCCATTCGATCAGGAGCGATGTTTCGGAAGGGATTGCCGTAAGGGTTTGAGGGGCTTTCAGTTGCACGGAGGTATCGTCCTCTTTGCAAGATGCAGCCAAAAACAGCGCGGCGATCAGAATTATCCGATGCAACCGCAAAATGAGATGACTTTTCATCATGAAAACTGAATTAAGTGGAATGAATATGATAAGCGAAAATAACGATTTTTTCAGACATATTGATCATTCGCTTCGTTTTTCGCAGCCTCTTTTTTCCGGAAGAGGGTTGCGGAGGGGCTTCCGGAAGAGTACCGTTGTCGGCTGAGGAGGCGTCCGGTGGCGGCGGCGGTTTCGCACCGGAAAGATGTCGTTTGCAGAGGATGGAGCGCGTCGACGAATCGGGGCGGCGGAGCGTGCATGCGGAGTCCGCCTGACGGAACGGAGTGTAAATTCATCCCTGGGGATCGATCGCGGCGGAATCGGATGTTCGGTTCGGGAGTGTCGGAATCGGCTGTCGTACGACGGAAATATGCGCCTCTTTTTCGAGTACGGCATTGGATCGTTTCCGGATTTTGCCTACCTTTATGGACGGAATGCGGCGGATGCCGCCGAATCGATCATTCGAGATGAAAAAAGTCGTAGTCTTTACCGGAGCCGGCGTGAGTGCCGACAGCGGACTGTCCACCTTCCGCGATGCCGACGGATTGTGGGCCGATTACCGGATCGAGGATGTCTGTACGCCCGAGGCGCTGGCGCGCAATCGCCGGCTGGTAATCGAATTTTACAACAAACGCCGCCGCGAGATGCTGGCGGCCCGTCCCAATGCGGCTCATTTGGCCATCGCGGGATTGGAGGCGGATTTCGACGTCGAGGTCATCACCCAGAATGTAGACGACCTGCACGAACGCGCCGGTTCGACCCGTGTGACGCATCTGCACGGCGAACTGCGGAAACTCCGCTCCTCGCGCGATCCCGCGTTGATCGTTCCGATCGAAGGGTGGGAACAGCCGTTGGATGCCACGGCCCCCGACGGGGTGCTGCTGCGTCCGCATATCGTCTTTTTCGGTGAGGCGGTTCCCCAGTTCGACCATGCGGCGCGGATTGCGGCGGCGGCCGACGTGTTGATCGTCGTCGGAACGTCGCTGGCGGTCTATCCGGCGGCTTCGCTGGTGCATTACGTCCGTCCCGGGGTGCCGATCTATCTGGTCGACCCCGGCGCTCCCGACGTGCGGACGATCCGTAATCCGCTGACGCATCTGCGCGAGCGGGCGGCCGTCGGGATGCCCGAACTGGCCGAACGGTTGCGCAGGGAGTCGCAGCCGGAATAAAAAGAAAGGAGCGTGGATTTCGAAATCCACGCTCCTCTCTTTTCGGGGCGTTCCCTTAGCCGAGGAACGACAGCAGGATACCTGCGGCGACGGCCGAACCGACCACGCCGGCCACGTTGGGACCCATGGCGTGCATCAGCAGGTAGTTGCCCGGATTTTCGCGCTGTCCTTCGATCTGCGACACGCGGGCGGCCATCGGTACGGCCGACACACCGGCCGAACCGATCAGCGGGTTGATCTTGTTCTCCTCTTTGCTGAACAGGTTCATGAACTTGGCCAGCAGCACGCCGCCGGCGGTTCCCAGGCAGAAGGCGATGACGCCCAGCACGAGGATGCCCAGCGTGCGGAAATTCAGGAACGCTTCGGCGGTCGCCGTGGCGCCGACGGTCAGGCCGAGGAAGATCACCACGATGTTCATCAGTTCGTTCTGCACCGTTTTGCTCAGGCGATCCACCACGCCGCACTCCTTCATCAGGTTACCCAGCATCAGACAGCCCACGAGCGGCATTGCGCTCGGCAGCAGCAGGGCGATGACGACCGAGATGATGATCGGGAAGAGGATACGCTCGGTTTTCGATACCGGACGCAGCGTGCGCATACGGATCGCACGTTCGTGCTTGTTGGTGAGCAGTCGCATGATGGGCGGCTGGATGACCGGCACGAGCGCCATGTAGGAGTAGGCGGCTACGGCGATCGGGCCCAGCAGTTCGGGGGCCAGCATCGAGGTGAGGTAGATGGCCGTGGGACCGTCCGCACCGCCGATGATGCCGATCGAACCGCTCTGTTCGGGCGAGAATCCGATCGCATAGGCGCCGAGGAACG
Coding sequences within it:
- a CDS encoding sodium ion-translocating decarboxylase subunit beta; amino-acid sequence: MWTLLSSSSDFVGESLIRFGESTGLAGFFSAMGWGNIVMIGIAFFLLYLAIRHKFEPLLLLTIAFGMLLTNLPGANLYHTELFAGGHVHWDIFVAKAGLLDYLYLGVKLGIYPCLIFLGVGAMTDFGPLIANPKSFLLGAAAQIGIFVTFLGAYAIGFSPEQSGSIGIIGGADGPTAIYLTSMLAPELLGPIAVAAYSYMALVPVIQPPIMRLLTNKHERAIRMRTLRPVSKTERILFPIIISVVIALLLPSAMPLVGCLMLGNLMKECGVVDRLSKTVQNELMNIVVIFLGLTVGATATAEAFLNFRTLGILVLGVIAFCLGTAGGVLLAKFMNLFSKEENKINPLIGSAGVSAVPMAARVSQIEGQRENPGNYLLMHAMGPNVAGVVGSAVAAGILLSFLG
- a CDS encoding SIR2 family NAD-dependent protein deacylase, which translates into the protein MKKVVVFTGAGVSADSGLSTFRDADGLWADYRIEDVCTPEALARNRRLVIEFYNKRRREMLAARPNAAHLAIAGLEADFDVEVITQNVDDLHERAGSTRVTHLHGELRKLRSSRDPALIVPIEGWEQPLDATAPDGVLLRPHIVFFGEAVPQFDHAARIAAAADVLIVVGTSLAVYPAASLVHYVRPGVPIYLVDPGAPDVRTIRNPLTHLRERAAVGMPELAERLRRESQPE